In the genome of Columba livia isolate bColLiv1 breed racing homer chromosome 1, bColLiv1.pat.W.v2, whole genome shotgun sequence, the window AGAGTCACATTTTTGATTTGAAGGTCACACTTAGCAAATggtctttcttctcctttagtGCTTGTAGTGGACATCAGTAGAAATCAAGATGTATCCCTGTGGGGAGGAGAACAGTCAGTGAAATGCTATGAATTACAAAAtgaagttttttgttgttttttgtttgaagtttggtttggttttaattttaacttAATCCTGGTGTTAAAGGTcagaaaatactctgaaaacaGCTGAGCCTTGGAAGTAACAAATATTATTAAACTCTGGTCCTTTGAACTTTGCAAAAGAGCCCCATCTTTCCCTGGATGCTATCCCTTTCCACCACACTAGCAACAGAAAGGATCCTTAGGAAAACAACCTAAGGATCATACAGCCCACACAGGAAAGTTCATCTGAGCCTTGAGGCAACTAGGCAGTCATCACAAAGTGGGATTATTTTATACCTAATTTGAGCTATGTAGGAGTTAGCCATCTAATCTAAACTTATCCTTAAGGCTTCCCCCAGTGTCAGTGCATGCAGACCAAGGAACCTGCAGAGAACAGCCCATCACGTTCTAACATTATTATCTATGGAAAGTGAGAAGAACTGTCTTTCTTCCTATTGACCATCACCAATAGCCTGGGACTGGAAGTGGAGACTACAGAATAAGCTTTCAAATAGGAAtaggaaaaataggaaaaaaaggaataaccTTTTCATGAGAGTGTCAAAATCTCACCTGTACAATTGTAATGTGAGGTCTCGTCAAGGTAACATTGGCCAGATTGGGAAGAGGAAATCCTTTTGACAGTTTAgcttaaagaaaagagaaacacagtGATTTAGGTACGCattggaaaaataagaaatacctGCCCTTCAAAAACCCTGTTTGTCTAGAGATTTCTAGGCCATTTTCAAAAATTAACCTCTTAGTCTTCACAAGCAACACTGGGAGGTAGATATGatgctcatttaccagctgggAAAAGAATTACAGATGTTTTTCTCTTGGCGGAATGTTGCAGCCAAGCCAAAGCATTTCATGTTCACACATCACACAGTGATATGTGCCTAGTGACCTGGAGGATTGTTAGCACAGCTCTAGCATCATTAGAACCTGTTCCCATTTGTCTCCATTAGTTAAGGAAGGTGAAGTTCATCCCCATACAGAGGGCTGCCACAAAGCTCTATCTCCCTCTGTGGCCTTAAGTAAGATTTATGAGAGGCAAAAGACCTGTGCTGGTTTAACAAAGAGGAATATGTTTCACATGCAGTGGCCTCAAGCAGGTGTGCAGGCAAGAGAGACATGCTTCTCACTGATGCATCACAGCCACCTTGAGTGAGGTGAAGGCAGGTGAATTATGcatttccaagtgcttttttGCAGGACAGTGCCTGTGAGAGGACATACTTACACCCCTCCAAATCAATCTCCCCCTTCAACTGCTTATTGGCGAACAGTCATTTTCCACTCAAGTTAATGAAAACTGGAAACTTAAGCAGAAAGTCAGTAGAAGTTCCTAGAATCACCCACCCTGCTGGAAGCTTTTAGCTTAGAAATGCAGCCTTACCATTAGCTGATGGAATTACTTCAGTCTGTAAAATGTAAGACAGGATGTTCTCCAGAAGTGAGATCtgccacagaaaagaaaattgcGTTTGCCGTCACTTTCTGGTAGCAGAACTATCATGCCATGATCCTGGATGGGGTTAGTAGGCTCATGTTCACTTTACAGCTCTCATTTGGCCCAAAAAAGTCAAACTCAAATGAACTTTGGAAGTCTTTGGAATGATGCAAGGGAAGTGAGATGCAAAATGCAAATGGCTTTCATCACACTTGgacaacattttcatttaaaacaatcTGTTCCCTTTATTTGTGAGATAATTTATCACCAATAGCAAAGCAGGACCAGAACAGTTTTAATCCTTTCTCCTCTGGTACTCAGAACTGACTGATTATACTCAGAATTAAATGACTCTCTGTGGAGGCAGAGTTTTCCCCTGTAAGCCGACAACTACACTATTTCAGACATCTGAGACCAGTATTTTTGCTCCCACACCCTGCTGTAATTCTGAGCATCTGTGATGAGCTCCACTGCACCGCATGGAGTTCCTCTGCCTCGGTCGTGCATGTGATCGCCTGGGCAGCACAGCACTCCGGCTGCTGCTACAGTTCAGTTCAGTTCAGTGCTGTACATTCCACCTTTACGCTTTGAGAGATCTCTCTGCTTACTGCTGAAATATGATACAGCAGTCAGGGGAACTACAGAACATCCCATCTTCTGAATGCTAACCTGCCCCAAAGAATATACTTTTAAGTCCACAGAAGAGAGGTGGCTGCcagaagacaggaaaagagCCACCCAGGAATGAAGCCAAATGATTCAGAAATACAAACAGAATATAGCTGCTTACTCTTTAGCCTTGATATCACTGATATTCCTGATTTGCATTTCCTATGTGCTTAAACAATCTGCTTACCTCGAAAAAGCCAACATTGGAGTGGGCTAGGGAGAATTGGAGCCTGAgggaaagaagcaaaacaatgaGTCACTAGAAAGAATAAATCAGCACATTATTCTAGTCATGTGCAATCACTTCTGTAGAGCTCCAGGCCTTAAACATCTGTAAAGAGATTTTGGAAGCAATATATTTTACACAATGCATATTGCCTCATACAGAAAGAGGTGATTTTCTTAGGGCATTGCTGAGCATGCCTGCAAAAGAGTATGGTAGAAGGGCTGTAGTCAGCAACGTGAGTGCCCCTCTCCCTCTGTGCTGTATTTTGGAAATCCTACCAACAATTGACTTTACGAGGGCTAGCATCAAGGTCTGCAGGCTCTCAGCTATTTTGCAAGGATTTTGGTACATCCACCTTATGCTTTGATGTGAGCCTTACCAGGGTGGGAAGAAAAATTCTGTTCATCATATGGTACTGCTGCTAATGGCTGTGTTGCTAATGCTTCTGTTTACAAATTCAAATACTTCTCAGTATATATCCAAGTATCCAAACTTGTATTTAAAACATGATTTCTGAGTTACCACAGAACCAGCACCCCAGCTCTCAGCACACTCTAGACTATTTTTCCTCACTGAATGTTGCTGCAAAAAAAATGCTAACAGCACTATCCTGCTTAAATTCCTAGCATCTCTGTGCCCTGACCATCTCCGCATATTCTTAACCCTGTAACTGTCTTCAAGAGACTTTTGTGAAATTAGGGTCCCAAATCCCAGCTGCGAGGTCCTGGTATACAGAGCTTCTCTCTATAAAATGTGACATGCTAGATATCTAAATGCCCAAGTATTTGGTCTCCAGCTTTCTGACCCTTGGAAGTTGCAGTGCCTCAGCTGGAGAATCTGCTGTAAAAACATCAGCACAGAGGAACTGCAGACATCCAGATTCTTTACCATGTCCTGGCCCTCTCTGCATGTCTTTAGTTGCACAGGTGGGTTAGAAAGCAGTTGCGCCTTGCCAGCTACAGAGGGATGAGGGTAACTCTCAGATGATTCATGGTCATCATAGATGCCCTGCACACTTCATCTAGCTAGCCCAGAGGGGAGAGTAGATGTGAGGAGCAGAGAATCCCCATGAAACCACTGCCCTGTAGCAATCTTCAGCTGGTGGGCAGTCCCTTGTGGACTGAGGCAGTTGTCACAGAGAGGCTTCCTGACTTCTCTAAACTCTACAGCCACATAGAGAATTTGAGAATCTAATCTCTCACCAGGGAAACACAATCATTCAATTATGGTTATCTGATCATGAACCTAAACTGCTAATGTTGGGATTGCTAACACTTCCAAATGGCTGAAAATGCTTTCCATCCCAGGTTGAATTACCTGTTCAAACATAGCGATCCCATCAATTTCTGGTCAAATATATTCAGAGCGATACTGGTGTTGGCTGTCTGCAGAATAAAGGAACCAGGGGTTACCAGACACACAAAAACCAGGACCCTTGCTGTGAATCAGtcacaaatacagaaatatctTCCCAGTTACGTACAGAAAATGCTTAATGCAGATGCAACTTTCTCCCTGGCCTATGCAAGGCTTCGCACAGTAAATGTCCACTTATCTGAATGGCACTGACAAGAGCTGAAATGTGGGTAATGAGGTTTCACTaatcaaaaacattttcagttaaatGAACAAGTTGCCAAGAAGCATGACTCGTGCCTGCAGAACTGTCATTCCAGAGAACAAAACTTTGGTTAATCAGAGTCACTACATGTTTGGATTTTTGTccatgtaaaggaaaatattcttcaccATGGAGAAGTCCTATAGGTTAACTGATGCCCCATAGATACCACCTGTGACTAAGGGGAATTTGCTGGTTTAAGTACTTAAAATCTAGCACTTTGTTTCTTGTACAGAGttttaacagaaagaaagaacaaacatacTTAACCCTGAGTGAAATATCACCTTGTTCGTTGTACTTACTATGTTCATTGTGAACAATGACTGGGTGGTTGAGTCTGGCAGAACAGCAAACACCTCCATGGAGCCCTGAATCTCTACCGTGAAGGAATCCTCCTCTAAGCTGATGATAGGTACTTCAGTAGCCATTAGCTTCAACATCACTGGGTAGGGTATAACTGAATATTTGGCTACCTGCAAGTTCcaagacaaaaaagaaacagagaaatgcttGTCTTGTAGAACAGATTAGAATACTGcattttcttgttctcaaaGCAATAATTTTGAAGTAGTTCCTTAAGATGACCTGAAAGATATCTGctaatatattattatttcaagCAAGCAGGAAGTAGAAGTTTTCTGTAGTGATAAATCAACATTCTTGGCCACAACAGGAATGCAGTGGAAAGTTCCTTCTGCTCAAGGAATATGATTCCTTCCATATCACTTcgaaagaaattaaatacacaTTTGTGAGCACAGGAGAGGAATGCAACATGAATGTGATGTTTAAGTCACACAATAAAGATCTCAGGAATCATTCACTTAGAGATCTGTCCATGTCATGAGACAGGTTCCTGCTCTGAACTGTCCTTGGAGGCGCCTTCATTGCTTAAAGAGAAGTGCGTAAGCATACCAATATCATAACTTAGAACAGAAGGGGTGGAATATTAACATCAATGCTCACAACATTTTACGGAGAAGACCATATGATGACTCTCCCCTATGAGCATTTTTAGATTTCTGATGAAGGAATTTAATATCATCTGGGAAACAAGCAAGGATATGAAGTTTTTCAAATCATGAGTCCAGTTTCATCCAACCTCGGCATTCATGCTCTAAGGTCTCTTACGCTCATTTTTGGTTTCTCATTCTGTCTGAGAAGACTGGTGGAAGCCACACATGCTCATATTCTCTGACCTGTTATATTAATGCCCTTCACctaaaacaaatggaaatcCTGTGCATCTGCATTGTCTGTTCCACAGGTGTAATGTTTCCTGCCCATCTGTTAGCTCAGTTTCCTGCAAGTGGCTACTACAGTCCTTTCCCAGGTCTTCACTGGATTCCTTTCTGCTAGTCAGTCATGGGCTAGCAGTGAAGCAAAGATAATTACACAGGTTTGGGTGGGAGAAAGGTGCTTTTTCTGACCTGACGCCCTCTCAGAAGCCTCTCAAAGGACTCATGACTGGAAGCTTTTTTCTGCCTAGATTGGTTAGGTGAGAACAGCTGTGTCTTTGGCACAGTGCCCAGAGTAAAGATTGATGTGCAGGATTATGGACCAATTTTGGTAACAGTGCAAGTCATTCAACTTGTTGTGGAGGTGGGAGGTGACAAAGCCCACTTGCTCTGAGTTACGAGGTATACATGTGCCCACTTCTCCAGCACAGGAGACCTGCTGGTCTTACAAACCTTTGAGATACACCAGTAGTGACATGTCTGACACTCACAGCAACTGGTTTCTAAGAGTTTGTGGGATTAATGATACTCACCTCAGGGATGATACTGCCAAATATCTCTGTGCTTATATTAAAATAGCTGCaagtctggagaaaaaaaatgtatgagaaaacaaatgagtTTACCAGATGTGACCTTTATGGTCAATTTTTCTCTAAATACATTATTACTGCAATTTCAATAAATCTTTGATCTTGtacattttggttttagaaATATTAAGGGACTCAGTATACTTAATACATGTCAAAATACTTCCTGGGAAAGCAAATGCTTAATATCATTATAGTTTGGGCAGCAATCTATAGGTTTTGGGACTTACTGGACCTCCTGGAGACAGGCCAGCGAAGTCAGCTAGCCTCCAAGCCACAGCTACTGTGCTCTGACATATGCTTTGCTTCCATGGCCCCTGTGGTACTTTCAGTTCATAAAGATGGCTCAGAAAACAGCCACTGATCCAGCTAAATTCCCAAGAGTAAATCTTTTGTCCATCTCAGAAAAGTCAATACCTCAGGTCTacaaaaaccttattttttgTAGCAAAGTTGCCAGTATTTAGTACCTCACTCAGTGGAACTTGGCACTCCTGGCTGTGGACTGAGGTATCTAGAGTGTAATAAAAGAGCATAATAGTTTGCTGGTGTTTATTATGTACTCTCTCAGGACTTTGTAGACCAATTAGAAGCTTTGTAAGGCCAGGTACTGGCAATTGGCAGGCCAAAGCCCCATCTTGGATGACCTGAGCTGCTGTGACCCGATTGCTCTGTGTTCTACTCACCTCCTCTGTAATGGTGAGGTTGAAGGCCCCTGCAGTGTAGTAGGCAAATGAGGAGGTCTGAAAGAAATACTCTGAGAAGGCAAGGTAGAGCATGGAGTCACTTGGGTCTGGGATAGCAAAGGGAGATGCCACATAGGGAGGACCAGTATAGTTTCCAGCTGGGTAGACTGTCCCCTGAAAAGTATTggcaaagattaaaaataatttcagagccACAACGCGACTTGGTGGATCTGCCAGCACAGAGAATTGAtcctatttttatttcctttgctcaAGCTATTGATTTATAAATAAGTACACAGGCTTTGTAGTACACTCTGAAGCCTTGGTGCTTTCAAGCAGGTGGTAGAGACAAGTTCCAGAGACTGGACACCTTCATCTATCTTGAGGTGCTCATCAGCTATGGAAAACAGTCTACcatctctgaaaataaagcCTGTCAATGAAGTGTCTGCATATTGAATGAAGAGCATGACTAAGGCTCCTCCTTACTGAAAAGCattactttctcctttccttatTTCTAGGAATTTAAATCTGAGTACCGTGGCCTAGGGCTTTCCAATGGTCTCATTTACAAGATGGATCCCTAAAACCAGAGGCTTTTCTAGATCAAAATCAACACCTCATTCTACCCAGAAGTAGGTTGGTAATTTCTACAGACAAAGAATGCCTATGAGAGAAAGGAAAGTCATGTCAGACAATTCTAAATACATTTACATTGTCTTCTGCATTACCCATAATATTAGCCAAGGCCTGCAGATCTAATATTTCCAAATGTATCCAGATAAAGCAAAAAAGGTAAAACTCATTTAAATTTAGGAAGGTACTCAGAGGTTAAGATTTTTCATATCCCTTTTACGTGTCTCCCCTTTCTGTTTAATCTCACAGGTATTCTGTTTGTCTATTTTCTCAACTCCTCCCCATCTATGTCTAAATTTTGTGTTGCCTTTTGAGGACTATCAAAATGCTTACAAAGTACTGAGTCACTTTGCTGATGACCTCCCCATTCAATCCTCACTTGCTGTATTGACCAGTCACTTGCTTTGTATCTTTCCCCCACATTGCATCTTATGTGGGAGAGTAGCTCTTGTAAATGGTCATGGCATTACCTCTTCAGTCTGCCTCAAGTCCCTGCTTAAAATCTAGTTGCTAGAATAACCAGAAGAGCTTGACAGCAGCTGCAAAGCTGGTGTACTGAGACCATTGTCTACCATACCAACTGATACTGGCTTACTGTTCATTTGCATTCCCACCTCTCATTTCCCTGTTGTCTCTTGTTAATAAGTATAAGATCTTTATGACAAGACTGTCTTTTCATTCTCCCTCTGTAGAGCACCTAGCACAAGGCATCTTGAAATTAGTTAAGCATCTTAGATACTATGGTCACAATAACTACCCTCAAACAAAGCGCCATACACACAATGATAATGAAGTCATTATAGAATTAGGACCTAGTCTGATTTTAGTTTCAGTACAGAAGGAggtttttccctttatttgaaagaaacttCCAGGCCTTCAAACTCAGCAGCACTCCTTGGGCTCCCATGCTTTTTCAAGGGTGTTCTCCTGAGCCTTAACTATTTCTGCCATGGTCttgctctttcctttcctctctcagCTGACAGCAGACACAGAGTTAGTGCAATGTCTAGACATCTTCCCCTGACTGAACAAAGAAGCCCCAGATATTAATCAACAGTGAGAGAAGGATGAACATTGAATACCTTTATTTCCctcatttccctttctcttttttcttctaagttGCTTAGTCAACTTTTATTGCTATTTGCTATAACCAACtcaacagcaattaaaaaaaaagaatgtggtgtttaaataattcattttacagGAGGATTGTTAAAAATGATTACAATAACAAATACAATAGTGCTTTGAAATGCCTGTCTTCTCAGATACTGAGTCTTAGTGTTCTGAACAACAGTCTTAGAAAGTGGATCATACAACAAAGCCACAGCAATCTTGGCAAATAGTGCTACAGGCAATTACCTTTAAGTCCAGGTCAATGAATGGTTGGAATATTGCTGGCAAGCTGTTTAAGGAGTAGTCTACTTCAGCCAAATCATCAATCGGCATTAGGACTGTAAGGATGATAGACAAGACAAAATACTCAATCTtacaaaaagcacagaaagaattTAATGTATACTTACAACtaagtctgttcctgaaggagaATGACAAGTTGTTCCAAAGAGTAGAGAAAAACACAACCAGGAATCTCCTAACATGCATTCTGACCTAAGGCTTGATGTTTCTACTGGCATCTTCTTTAAAGCACCTTCTGTAGTTTCTGGAAAAGTAAATttgatttaacaaaaaaaaccaagaaatgGCCATACCAGTGCTTCAGGGCATAAGGAAATGCCTTGTCAAGCAGTTCTGAGAGCATCCAGAATGCCTCTaacttgcaaatattttcccagAAAGGTTTGTGCCTGATCCACTTATATACTTGTGTTTTGCACACAGTATCTACCCAACACTTTGGGTGTCTTAAATGCCTGCAAATCTAACCCAAAATGGTTAAAGTGAACAGATTTTTACAAaggagctttttctttttgcctttgcaaGTCTGATAAATAAGCAAGTGAAACTTGAAGTTCCAGGCAGGCTAGGTGAGCAAGCTTCAGCTTATAAAGTGCTATATGTGCAGGAGGACACAGAGcatgggagggaagggaaaactgCCTTAGCATCAGTGCTGTGTGGCCTCTAAGCAGCATTTCTGATAACCGAGGTACACACTGCCACAGTTTCAAGTTGAGAATCATTCCCAAGTCCTTGACTTTTCAGAAATATCATTTTCTTGTCAAAGTACAACTCTCTTTATTTAACCGTGGTCCTGTAAGCAAGGGAGCAGGCAGATCAGGGGGTCTGACACCACTCCTGGAGGCTTTGCTGACCAGCTGCTgtaaagaaaactgcagaatttCACTGAAccagaaagagaaagcagaaggaaaagatcTCACTCATGACTCACCATTCAGTGATCGGAGGTCTTCATCTATCAACTGGATCCCAGATCTGATGTTAGGACATGACTGTATAAAAGTACGCTCAAATTATTGCCTGATTAACATGGTGGATCTGCCAGCACATCTCAGCTGTGTGCTAGCAAATCTGTCTGCTTATGTGACACACATGGCAGCATTTGTTTGTCAAAACAccaaaactactttttcttcAGCTAACTCATTCCTCAAGGTTCCCACCTGGTGCAATGTGAGCAAATCCCAAGTCAGACCTGTCTTTAGGCAACAAAGTGGGAAGTTGCTACAGGCAGCCTGATGGTGGTGACAAAACCCCAGCCTTAGGAGTGCAAAAGGGAGATTGAGATCTCACATCAGTCCCACAGGTGACATCCCTGTCCAGGGGCAGAATCACAGCCATAGCAAGCTCTGCCTCCTCTCAGAGGTCCTGGGAAGGTTGTCATCAGAACTACTCACCTCCTGGATATGATGAAGTTTAAATGTGTCATAATATCAGGTGATGTACTGCAACATCTCTGTGCATCACCCAATATAGGTTTTGTCTGCTGAGtataaaaattacacaaaacCCAGGATGTGGATACACAAACAGAGACTTATTCTGCATTGGAAAATAACTACATTTTCCAGCCCTACTGCTGCCTTGGTTGAACTTAGCTGTGGACTAGTCAGTAGCTTGGCCATCTACTTCATCTGGAAGCATTTCTGGCTGGCAAAACAGTGAGTGTGCTGATCAGACCAGAATAGGACTATatcatttttctatttctttgccAAGTTCACAGCACTGACTTGTGAAAGTTAAAAACCTCCCCTACACAATCTGAAAGGCTTACGTTAGTGACCAGTCTCCTGTGAATGGGTTTCTTCAGATACTTGATAAAGAAGTTATGCAGGAAGctagaggaaaggaagaaggcaATTAATGGGTCAAGTACTACAGTCATTAACAGGAAATCAGATATCTCTGCAGAACATGAATGTAATGGCCTCTGAGTGTGATACTCTAGTACACAAGGGAGCTCTCTTAAGTGTTACAACTATCAGAGAACCACCATTTAAAAGCTGATAATTTCACCACTAGGCATTTCTGCAATTAGCCTGAGTAGTTTCACCTTTATGAATAAAAAATTCTTCATATTACTGCCATCATGTATGTACAAACACAGAATAACTAAGTAGTGTCTGCAGTAGGAACTCCCAACGCAAGTAGAAAcaaggaaacaacaaaaaacccaaacctaaaACCGGGTGATAAGCATTGTGTGTAGACAGTGAGAGATgtacaataaaaaaatgaaataatgttgCAGAGGGTTGTAACCAGAGGCAGAACAGACAGAAGTCTGGTTCTGTGCAGTTTTGATAGCACATGACCAGAAGTACTTAAAGCATAGTACAAGTGTGTTAACTTCTACCTGGAGCTGAAGAGTAGAACAGCATTTGGAAAGAGGTGGTTACTGAAGAAGTACAAGGGATTGCTTGATGTGACAAGAACTGTTGTTCTTATCCTTTACTCCAGGGACAGCATGCACAAATACAAGGACAACGGTAAAATTTGGCCATTCTAACACTGGATTAGGGCTCGGATTTTCACTTGTGGTGCCTACAGATGCCAAAACAGGTGCCCTATTTTGTGAAACTCTCTTTGTGGCATTCATTTGCAGTGATTTTGTCCCAGAGTATATATGGATTTCTTCCACTTACCCACTTTTTCCATTCAACTTGATGTCTATGTCGCCAGAAGTTGTCCGGCAGCTGGTAAGTGATATTGATGTATGACCCATATTATCCAGGGGTGTTGAAAAGATTGCAGTAACAAACACCTTTGAAATGTGCACTGTGCCTCTCCCGCTGTCTTTACTgcataaagtaaaaataaataactgaaaaactATTTAACTTTCAAGACTCAATTTTTAAATTGACACTCTTCTGTTCACTAAAGATGAAACTGTTTACCTGAATACTTTTTATTACATTGCTTATAATGAAAATAGATTCTAATATGTCTGCAAATACTCAACTATTCCACACAAATTTCCAGATAGGAGTTTTGGAAAATGATGGATTTGGGAAAGTAGATGATTTGATATTGTATTTTATTCCAGTTACCAGACCTGTGTCCACAGCAGAGGGAACTGGGATATGCCCACTATAAAATAAGGCAAGAGAGTTGTACTGGGATCTAATCTTCTGGTGTCTGGGGAGGGTCTGTACAAACCCACGTCAGGGCCTGGAGTGCCTCAATGGCCTCTGCACCCTCTTCCTCACCCCTCCCAGGGGTTTGGCAGCCCATGCTCAAGCCCAGCTATAACATGATGAAGCACTGCTGTTTTGGATCAAGTTGTTCACAGCTTGGTTGTGAGAAAGAGCTGTGAAAAGCCTCATCAGAGGTCTCTGCCCTTGGTTTATGAGCTGTATTGGAGCTCAGGTCTTTGCTTAAGCTATGTTGTAGGTACACCTATGTGCAACCTTGTACTTAATTAATCCTCACAGTGCTTTTCTGGTTTGACTTCCTGGCTTCACCTCAGACCTGCCTCTTCACTGTGGACTTGCCtggcagcctgtgctggtggCTGTTCCTGGTCATCACCATCAACCTGCTCTCCTTTCCAGTCCTGGGTACTTGTCAGTGAGGGCCCTGCCTCTCCTGCTGTGCCACCACCCTCAGCAGACAGGTCCCCATCTTTAGCAAGCAGCCAGCCTTGCTGTCCCTGGCAGCAGAAGCCCAGAAATGCAGATCAGAGTAATGATCTCTGCTGTAATTGATGATCCCTGCTGTAATTCAGTCAGTTTAGCAATATGAGTAATGTGAGTTGTGGAGAAGAAGGGATTTCCTCTGAAGCAGCCTGGCACTAGGAAGGTGTGTAGACTGCTCTAAGGATATTGCCATTTCCTTCTCCATTTTCCATCAGCTTTTGAACTGTACCTCTTGGAGGAGTAGCACAGGGTTTCTA includes:
- the BPIFC gene encoding BPI fold-containing family C protein isoform X1, with translation MVIYCSLLLLSLLSGQLNANPGVKVRITQKGLEYAKEVGLEILKQNMEKEHFPDLSGYEKFGLGNVKYNISRIHVTAVEFPSASISLIPGTGIKLVIGNASLTIDMNWNIRTWMFKDSGRGTVHISKVFVTAIFSTPLDNMGHTSISLTSCRTTSGDIDIKLNGKSGFLHNFFIKYLKKPIHRRLVTNSCPNIRSGIQLIDEDLRSLNETTEGALKKMPVETSSLRSECMLGDSWLCFSLLFGTTCHSPSGTDLVGTVYPAGNYTGPPYVASPFAIPDPSDSMLYLAFSEYFFQTSSFAYYTAGAFNLTITEETCSYFNISTEIFGSIIPEVAKYSVIPYPVMLKLMATEVPIISLEEDSFTVEIQGSMEVFAVLPDSTTQSLFTMNITANTSIALNIFDQKLMGSLCLNRLQFSLAHSNVGFFEISLLENILSYILQTEVIPSANAKLSKGFPLPNLANVTLTRPHITIVQGYILISTDVHYKH
- the BPIFC gene encoding BPI fold-containing family C protein isoform X2 — translated: MVIYCSLLLLSLLSGQLNANPGVKVRITQKGLEYAKEVGLEILKQNMEKEHFPDLSGYEKFGLGNVKYNISRIHVTAVEFPSASISLIPGTGIKLVIGNASLTIDMNWNIRTWMFKDSGRGTVHISKVFVTAIFSTPLDNMGHTSISLTSCRTTSGDIDIKLNGKSGFLHNFFIKYLKKPIHRRLVTNSCPNIRSGIQLIDEDLRSLNVLMPIDDLAEVDYSLNSLPAIFQPFIDLDLKGTVYPAGNYTGPPYVASPFAIPDPSDSMLYLAFSEYFFQTSSFAYYTAGAFNLTITEETCSYFNISTEIFGSIIPEVAKYSVIPYPVMLKLMATEVPIISLEEDSFTVEIQGSMEVFAVLPDSTTQSLFTMNITANTSIALNIFDQKLMGSLCLNRLQFSLAHSNVGFFEISLLENILSYILQTEVIPSANAKLSKGFPLPNLANVTLTRPHITIVQGYILISTDVHYKH